A window of Kiritimatiellaceae bacterium contains these coding sequences:
- a CDS encoding SDR family oxidoreductase produces the protein MNLNGKRALVTGGAVRIGRAITEALLAEGAEVIVHFRNSEKEANTFWPNIIQADLGDPAQCETLLERASQQFGPIDILVNNAAVFHQTKLADATYDAVMKELQPNLLAPLALIRGFARQTKTGKIINLLDRRITSHDTTCIPYMLSKKGLEELTKLAALDLAPGITVNAVAPGAILPPPKDSDNPAWEVAGTIPLGKRPTPADVASAVLYLLKSDHITGQTIFVDGGQNLLGME, from the coding sequence CTGAACGGTAAAAGAGCATTGGTAACCGGCGGTGCGGTGCGGATTGGCCGCGCGATTACCGAGGCATTGCTGGCCGAAGGCGCAGAAGTGATTGTCCATTTCCGGAACTCCGAAAAGGAAGCCAATACCTTCTGGCCGAATATCATTCAGGCCGACCTCGGTGATCCGGCACAGTGTGAAACGCTGCTGGAGCGTGCTTCCCAGCAGTTCGGGCCGATCGATATTCTGGTCAATAACGCCGCCGTTTTCCATCAGACAAAACTGGCCGACGCCACCTACGACGCCGTGATGAAAGAGCTTCAGCCCAACCTGCTCGCGCCGCTGGCGCTGATCCGCGGGTTTGCGCGGCAGACGAAGACCGGAAAGATTATCAACCTGCTCGACCGGCGCATCACCTCGCACGACACCACCTGCATTCCGTATATGCTCAGCAAAAAAGGGCTCGAAGAGCTGACGAAACTGGCGGCGCTCGACCTCGCTCCCGGCATCACCGTCAACGCCGTCGCGCCCGGCGCGATCCTTCCGCCTCCGAAAGACAGCGATAATCCGGCGTGGGAAGTTGCCGGAACCATTCCGCTCGGCAAACGCCCGACGCCCGCCGATGTCGCCAGCGCCGTTCTTTATCTGCTAAAAAGCGACCACATCACCGGACAGACGATTTTCGTCGATGGCGGGCAGAATTTATTGGGAATGGAATAG